In the genome of SAR202 cluster bacterium, the window GACCCCCGCCCCGCCCCCTCCGCCGCAGACCGCGGATACCATCGGCGGAAGCAAATCTATAAGTCCGCCGCCTCCATCTCAACCTAGAGCGGGGAGGGGACCGAGCGAAGTACACCACAAACTAGATCATTCAATCGGTGGACTCCGATCTATCGGAGCGAGTTCTAGTGAGCCTTCAGCCCTGAGCGCAGCCGAACGGGGAAGTCCGCCAGAGGCGGACGCAGTCGAAGGACCTAAACCTCGCGGCATGGAAAACGGCTCGTCGCCTCCTCCCTCAATACCCCAGCCCACCGTCCCCACCAACCCCAACCAGGTCCTGGAATCCTCCTGGCTTCAGGTAATCCATGCCTTGCGGCGTCACAAAGGCCGGCGCTTCACCATCGGCCCCCTCCTCAAAGGCTGCCGCACCCCCTATCTCGATAACGATATCATGGTCCTTCCCTTCATGCACCGCGCCATCATGGAAAACCTCCAGTCGGAAATGGAAGACCCCCTCACCCGGGACGCCATGTCCAAAGCCGTCGCCCAGTCCTTCGGCCGGTCCTACGAGCTGCGCATCACCCTCCTCGGTGGCGATGCCGGGGACGGGCGTCCCGCCTCCGCCACCAGCCACCTGGTCCGCGCCGCCCGCGCTCTGGGCGGCAAAATCATAGAGGAGCTAAAAGTACCTAATGATGAACAAGCAGTTCCTTAAACAGGCCCAGCAAATGCAGGCCCGCCTCGCCCAGGCCCAAACGGAAATCGAACAGGCCAAGGTGGAAGGCTCCGCCGGCGGCGGTGTCGTCAAAGTCGTCATGACCGGCAAGCAAGTCCTGGAGTCCGTCACCATCTCCCCCGAAGCCGCCCAGGACGTGGAACTCCTTCAAGACCTAATACTAGCCGCCGTCAACGACGCCTCCACCAAAGTCCAGGACATGGTCTCCAAAAAAATGGGCGCCGTCACCGGCGGCATGAAAATCCCCGGCCTAATGTAGCCGCCCGCCTGATGCCCTCTCCCCCTTCGTCATCCCAGCGTACGCTGGAATGCAGTCTCTCCCTTCACGGAGGCCGGGAGGGGGGCACGTCATTTCGACCCGCCTCAGGCGGGAGAAACCTCAACGCGCCGTCCGCCACCATCACCTCCCGTGGTCATTGCCTATGCCCTCCCCAAGCGTCGGCGAAACATTCCAAGGCTAGGTAATGAAACAAGGCCTTTTTGTCATCCTGAGCGAAGTCGGTACTCCGACGCAGTCGAAGGATCTAATCACCGTGTCCGCTGTCACATTCCGTCTAACTCTTCCCTCGCCCTTTTCCTCTGACTCCCGCTAGCGCCGCCTCCAGCACCCGCGTCAACTCCTCCTTAGTCACTGCCCTCGCTCCACTTTGCCCCATAGCCTCCAACAGTACCTTCCGCGCAAACGTCGATGGCCCTACACCTTCCTTGGCCGCCACATCCCTCAGGCGCGTTAACTCCTCCCCGCTCAGCCTCACTGCCAAAAACGACGACCGCCTCTCTTTTGCCTTAGGCTTACTTACCCTTCCCCTCTTGCCCTTAGCGAACGGCCCTTGCGCTTCCCAATACTCAATCTCCTCTTCTAAAGTCTTGAAGATAGGTATCGCAGCTTTCGTTTTGTTTGTCATATGTTGCCTACTCCCTTTTCGACATCCGCCGTCGATAGCTAGCTTTATAGTTATCACTCATCTCAAAGGCCGTAATTGGTCGGAACCTTCCCCTCCCCAAATCTTCAACTATCACGTTTAGATATCTGCCTGCATCAGACTGCCCACTCAGTACATAGCGTCCGCCATGCTCACTCCTAGCAAAATGAAAACCGAAACACACATCCTCCACTTCTTCGGGTGATACACTGTGCCTGGCTATATGCTTTATATTCCTATCGTCCCATTCTAGTTCAACTATATTCATAGTTTATACAAAGAGTATCACAATGTGATACATATATCAACAGGTGCCTACCTCAATCAAAAATAAAAGGCCCCAATACGGGGCCTTTTGCACCATAGTTACTCTCTTGCTACTTCTGCTTCCTCTTTACTACCCTCCTCACCGCTCCCGCCACATCCTTAGCCGTCAGCCCGTACTTCTCCAGCAGCTCCTCCGCCTTCCCCGACTCCGCGTACCGAGTCAGCGCCACCATCTCCATCGGCGCCGGATGCAGCCGGCCCAAAACTTGGGCCACCCTCGCCCCTAAGCCCCCATGTATATAATGCTCCTCCGCCGTCACTATCGCCCCCGTCTCCCTCGCCGCCGCAGCAATTGCCGCCTCGTCCAGCGGCGCTAGTGTGTGCATGTTCACCACCCGGCACTGCACCCCTTCCTGCGACAGCGATTCGGCAGCCTTCAGCGACGCCCCCGCCATTGAC includes:
- a CDS encoding YbaB/EbfC family nucleoid-associated protein, with the protein product MMNKQFLKQAQQMQARLAQAQTEIEQAKVEGSAGGGVVKVVMTGKQVLESVTISPEAAQDVELLQDLILAAVNDASTKVQDMVSKKMGAVTGGMKIPGLM
- a CDS encoding BrnT family toxin, with translation MNIVELEWDDRNIKHIARHSVSPEEVEDVCFGFHFARSEHGGRYVLSGQSDAGRYLNVIVEDLGRGRFRPITAFEMSDNYKASYRRRMSKRE